A genomic window from Halogeometricum sp. S3BR5-2 includes:
- a CDS encoding energy-coupling factor ABC transporter ATP-binding protein — protein sequence MAPVIAARGLTYEYADGTTAIRNVDLAVERGERVAVVGANGSGKSTLQLALGGLVEPTAGTVTYFGETGDAEAVRDRLGVLLQDPDDYLFNTTVREDIEYGPAQLGHSREAARRRVDELAAELELENLLDRPPFRLSGGEKQRAAVASVLAFDPDVLLLDEPLGAVDARYRERIRELVTGRDGTLLWSTPSLDVVPEVAERVVLVSRDGSIAADGPVREILTDRSLLEDHGLRPPAAVRLFEGVVEKDALPLTVEAARRRLRRGE from the coding sequence ATGGCTCCCGTGATAGCGGCCCGCGGGCTGACCTACGAGTACGCCGACGGGACGACCGCGATTCGGAACGTCGACCTCGCCGTCGAACGGGGCGAGCGCGTCGCCGTCGTCGGGGCGAACGGGTCGGGCAAGAGCACGCTTCAACTCGCCCTCGGCGGCCTCGTCGAACCGACCGCGGGGACGGTGACGTACTTCGGGGAGACGGGCGACGCGGAGGCGGTCCGGGACCGACTCGGCGTGCTGCTTCAAGACCCCGACGACTACCTGTTCAACACCACCGTCCGCGAGGACATCGAGTACGGCCCCGCCCAACTCGGGCACTCCCGGGAGGCGGCGCGCCGGCGCGTGGACGAACTCGCCGCCGAACTCGAATTGGAGAACCTGCTCGACCGACCGCCGTTCCGCCTCTCCGGCGGCGAGAAACAGCGAGCCGCCGTGGCGAGCGTGCTCGCGTTCGACCCCGACGTGCTCCTCCTGGACGAACCGCTCGGGGCCGTGGACGCCCGGTACCGGGAGCGAATCCGCGAACTGGTGACCGGCCGCGACGGGACCCTCCTGTGGTCCACGCCGTCGCTCGACGTCGTCCCCGAGGTGGCCGAGCGAGTCGTGCTCGTGAGCCGCGACGGCTCGATAGCCGCCGACGGCCCCGTCCGCGAGATACTCACGGACCGGTCGCTGCTGGAGGACCACGGTCTGCGGCCGCCCGCCGCGGTTCGGCTGTTCGAAGGGGTCGTCGAGAAGGACGCCCTTCCGCTGACCGTCGAGGCGGCGCGGCGGCGCCTGCGG